A genomic window from Silvibacterium dinghuense includes:
- a CDS encoding carboxypeptidase-like regulatory domain-containing protein yields MTPSHSRWFDVNVFRHSWFAAILLAVLACTGAGNSLAQITAGSLSGTVRDASGAVIPDAQVTLQNDTSGDVRSTVSNSAGYFTFAAVPSGGYTVIISAKGFAPYKQTGITMNSGDTREVAGIALSVGSQSTTVTVSSDAAQIVPTDSGERSSVLNSKDLEKLSLEGRNISELLKVLPGVTAVPNGVSGGSSVDFSAEAPTGSTVGVGYSPSGAPYRGGTSFFLDGANIIDPGCACYSIAVPNPDMTAEVKVQSSFAADVPNGPVVINTTSKAGGSQFHGEGYFYARNQALNSNTWLNNYQGTAKEDGEYYYPGGNIGGPVRIPGTDFNKNNKLLWWFGYEYYKQTLPAASPLESYVPSAGMEAGNFTSSGSGNSALCPSGFSANATNWCNDLTGAVAPDGTAITGGVIPSQYLDSGAAALMKMFPAANANPSSTPGGYNYVQNISSNQNGYVWRARGDYNINQNNKIYGTYQTGTTTYVTLGQLYYNPAYTIAYPGGEMTQPSTSRVVTLNWVSILSPTLTNEFVFGWGYFNGATKAADLPAIYKSALGYSYGTVFNTASEVAPSIIAPGAQTFPNITQPALFGANNDYPSKKQIPSFADNVTKVWRSHTFKAGVFTELAGNQQGTWAFANGELGFASQPLPNAVTGTKVASGTQIGSYNPTANLVMGIADSFTQSNSLPVQDMAYRTTSAYLLDNWQYNPRLTVNVGVRFDHIGRWYDRQGTGLAVWLPQLYTSDVAANKAAGSMVYEYPGVRWRGIDPGIPNGGSPTRLAYTSPRLGFSYDAQGNGDTIIRGGWGMFAWNDQFNDYSGALSTSQNMQTYTSTSGQAITLSQIADQSTSGYSSPAGSISAADYNDYQIPTTYAWNLTVDRKLPFSSLLEVAYVGNSTHHLLMSGESDGSGIGGTEFSNQNKIAVGGLYAADPVTGAAAPSDPDNTSTYTLADYYPYSGCTSTGACYGYGTNAVTVREHTGYSNYHGLQISWMKQAGHFSYNFNYTWSKSLGIIGSTLDAFNVHGNYGILAIDRSQVFNSSYAYSIGDVYHGDMKVVGQVVNGWTISGITTFQSGGNLQSNSSQNMGLSIEKQDASGNNVEAITSRTYYGTDANEIMPITTCNPKSNLASHQLVNLGCFSAPSLGQLGERQLHPYLSGPIYTDSDLTLYKTFPITGRQNVQFRASAFDFMNHSLWGLSGTNLITLKYGTQDGAKSFYTNNSLLGIAENTWGVQNQKTPYSGAAYARIFELSLKYNF; encoded by the coding sequence ATGACGCCATCTCATTCCCGATGGTTCGATGTAAACGTGTTCCGGCATAGCTGGTTTGCCGCAATACTTCTCGCCGTGCTGGCCTGCACAGGGGCTGGAAACAGCCTTGCCCAGATCACCGCTGGCAGCCTCTCCGGTACCGTTCGCGATGCCTCCGGAGCCGTAATTCCCGATGCCCAGGTGACGCTGCAGAACGACACCTCGGGTGACGTGCGCAGCACGGTGAGCAACAGCGCGGGGTATTTCACCTTCGCCGCCGTGCCTTCAGGCGGCTACACCGTCATCATCAGCGCCAAGGGCTTCGCTCCGTACAAGCAGACCGGCATCACGATGAACTCGGGCGACACCCGCGAGGTCGCGGGTATTGCGTTGTCGGTAGGTTCGCAGAGCACAACGGTGACCGTCTCATCGGATGCGGCGCAGATCGTGCCGACTGATTCGGGTGAGCGTTCGTCGGTGCTGAACAGCAAGGATCTCGAGAAGCTGTCGCTCGAAGGGCGTAACATCTCCGAGCTTCTGAAGGTTCTGCCTGGTGTCACGGCGGTGCCGAATGGCGTCTCCGGTGGCAGCTCAGTGGACTTCTCCGCCGAGGCTCCGACAGGCAGCACCGTGGGTGTCGGTTATTCGCCGAGCGGCGCGCCGTATCGCGGCGGTACCTCGTTCTTCCTTGATGGTGCCAACATCATCGATCCGGGCTGCGCCTGCTATTCGATCGCGGTGCCGAATCCCGATATGACGGCGGAAGTGAAGGTGCAGAGCTCCTTTGCCGCCGACGTGCCGAACGGCCCGGTGGTCATCAACACCACCAGCAAGGCAGGCGGAAGCCAGTTCCACGGCGAAGGCTATTTCTACGCCCGCAACCAGGCGCTGAACTCGAACACCTGGCTGAACAACTACCAGGGCACGGCGAAAGAAGACGGCGAGTACTACTATCCGGGCGGCAACATCGGTGGACCGGTGCGTATTCCTGGTACGGACTTCAACAAGAACAACAAGCTGCTCTGGTGGTTCGGCTACGAGTACTACAAGCAGACGCTGCCCGCAGCGAGTCCTCTGGAATCCTACGTGCCCAGCGCGGGCATGGAGGCCGGTAACTTTACCTCGAGCGGCTCGGGCAACTCGGCGCTCTGCCCCTCGGGCTTTTCCGCCAACGCCACCAACTGGTGCAATGACCTTACCGGCGCCGTGGCTCCGGACGGCACCGCAATTACCGGCGGCGTGATCCCCTCGCAGTATCTCGACTCGGGCGCCGCGGCGCTCATGAAGATGTTCCCCGCCGCGAATGCCAACCCCAGCAGCACGCCGGGCGGTTACAACTATGTCCAGAACATCTCGAGCAACCAGAACGGTTACGTGTGGCGTGCGCGTGGTGATTACAACATCAACCAGAACAATAAAATCTACGGCACGTATCAGACCGGCACGACCACGTATGTGACCCTCGGTCAGCTCTATTACAACCCTGCTTACACGATTGCCTATCCCGGTGGCGAGATGACGCAGCCCTCGACCTCGCGTGTCGTGACGTTGAACTGGGTAAGCATTCTCTCGCCCACGCTGACCAACGAATTCGTCTTCGGCTGGGGTTACTTCAACGGCGCAACCAAGGCCGCTGATCTGCCTGCGATCTATAAGTCGGCGCTCGGCTATTCGTATGGGACCGTCTTCAATACGGCTTCCGAAGTCGCGCCTTCGATCATCGCACCCGGTGCGCAGACCTTCCCCAATATCACCCAGCCTGCGCTCTTCGGCGCCAACAACGATTACCCCTCGAAGAAGCAGATCCCCTCGTTCGCGGACAACGTGACCAAGGTATGGCGTTCGCACACTTTCAAGGCTGGCGTCTTCACCGAGCTCGCCGGCAACCAGCAGGGAACCTGGGCCTTCGCCAACGGCGAACTGGGCTTTGCCTCGCAGCCGCTGCCGAATGCGGTGACCGGAACCAAGGTCGCTTCAGGAACACAGATCGGTTCGTATAATCCGACCGCGAACCTGGTGATGGGTATCGCCGATTCCTTCACGCAGAGCAACTCGCTGCCGGTGCAGGATATGGCCTATCGCACCACCTCGGCCTATCTGCTCGATAACTGGCAGTACAACCCTCGCCTCACGGTCAACGTCGGTGTGCGCTTCGATCACATCGGCCGCTGGTACGACCGTCAGGGTACGGGCCTTGCCGTCTGGCTGCCGCAGCTCTATACGAGCGACGTGGCTGCGAACAAGGCTGCTGGCTCCATGGTGTATGAGTATCCCGGCGTGCGCTGGCGCGGCATCGATCCCGGTATCCCGAACGGCGGTTCGCCGACTCGGCTGGCCTACACTTCGCCCCGCCTGGGCTTCTCCTATGACGCGCAGGGCAACGGCGACACCATCATCCGCGGCGGCTGGGGCATGTTCGCGTGGAACGACCAGTTCAACGACTACTCCGGCGCCCTGAGCACCTCGCAGAACATGCAGACCTATACGTCGACGAGCGGTCAGGCAATCACTCTGTCGCAGATCGCCGATCAGAGCACGAGCGGCTATTCCAGCCCCGCGGGCTCGATCAGCGCGGCGGACTACAACGACTACCAGATCCCGACGACATACGCCTGGAACCTGACCGTCGACCGCAAGCTGCCCTTCAGCTCGCTTCTGGAAGTGGCCTATGTCGGCAACAGCACGCACCACCTGCTGATGAGCGGCGAGAGCGATGGTTCGGGCATTGGCGGCACGGAGTTCTCGAACCAGAACAAGATCGCGGTGGGCGGCCTGTATGCTGCCGATCCGGTGACCGGCGCGGCTGCGCCGTCCGATCCGGATAACACCTCGACCTATACACTGGCCGATTACTATCCCTACTCGGGCTGCACCTCGACCGGCGCCTGCTACGGCTACGGCACCAACGCCGTCACCGTGCGCGAGCACACCGGCTACTCCAACTATCACGGACTGCAGATCTCCTGGATGAAGCAGGCCGGACACTTCTCTTACAACTTCAACTACACCTGGTCGAAGTCGCTGGGCATCATCGGCAGCACGCTCGATGCCTTCAATGTGCACGGCAACTACGGCATCCTCGCCATCGATCGTTCGCAGGTCTTCAACTCGTCCTATGCCTACAGCATCGGCGATGTCTATCACGGCGATATGAAGGTGGTAGGCCAGGTCGTGAATGGCTGGACGATCTCCGGCATCACGACATTCCAGAGTGGCGGCAACCTGCAGTCGAACTCGTCGCAGAACATGGGGCTGAGCATCGAGAAGCAGGATGCCTCAGGCAACAACGTGGAGGCGATCACCTCGCGCACCTACTACGGCACCGACGCGAACGAGATCATGCCGATCACCACATGCAATCCGAAGAGCAACCTCGCTTCGCATCAGCTGGTGAACCTCGGCTGCTTCAGTGCTCCGTCGCTGGGTCAGCTGGGCGAGCGGCAGCTCCATCCTTACCTGAGCGGCCCGATCTACACGGACTCGGACCTGACCCTGTATAAGACCTTCCCCATTACCGGACGGCAGAACGTGCAATTCCGCGCTTCGGCCTTCGACTTCATGAACCACTCGCTGTGGGGATTGAGCGGCACGAACCTGATCACGCTGAAGTACGGCACGCAGGATGGGGCGAAGAGCTTCTACACCAACAACTCACTGCTCGGCATTGCGGAGAACACCTGGGGCGTGCAGAACCAGAAGACGCCTTACTCGGGAGCGGCCTACGCCCGTATCTTCGAGCTCTCGCTCAAGTACAACTTCTAA
- a CDS encoding FAD-dependent oxidoreductase yields the protein MDAVVYRNDRRYPALLYGRNLRFPENSAAAPGRIALCSSPAEVRHALQEAVSHGLRPTVRSGGHCYENFTANNPGGMLLDLSLLNRVSVDTASGRYCVEPGAVLGDVYQALYKRNGVTLPAGSCYTVGAGGHISGGGYGVLSRLHGLSSDWLSAADMLTVTESGRIEERHIHRTNDPELFRACRGAGSAGFGIITAYYFDKLPAAPHDVIESGLHFPLETMSEEAFTALLVTYGDYWATRGRDADTWGLFTILSVGSHRGRGNLNMYIQFCQPNGITEDCSVLSEFLKRFEPFKPVSEITSTDAGDAAKQTTNSYHFERGRIPWLISATGNRSGGERTRAKYKSAYMKRTFTAQEAQTIYRFYTDSSRTAFSSSLAIDSYGGAINRTELLGESAIAQRSSIMKLQWECHWQNANEDADHLRTLDRFYTELYSGSHVDADHQGTPWGEGYEGCYMNYPDADMLRYSWWPELYYGRNTGHDGLYPFLQKVKRTYDPNNVFHHAMSIRLPQEA from the coding sequence ATGGACGCTGTCGTCTACCGAAATGACCGCCGCTACCCTGCTCTCCTCTATGGGCGCAATCTGCGATTCCCCGAGAACTCCGCGGCCGCGCCGGGAAGGATTGCCCTCTGCAGCTCACCGGCAGAGGTAAGGCATGCGCTGCAAGAAGCCGTCTCTCACGGCCTGCGCCCCACGGTGCGCTCCGGCGGACACTGTTACGAAAACTTCACCGCAAACAACCCCGGCGGCATGCTGCTCGACCTGTCGCTGCTGAATCGCGTGAGCGTGGATACCGCCAGCGGGCGATATTGCGTAGAGCCGGGAGCCGTTCTCGGCGATGTCTACCAGGCTCTTTATAAGCGCAATGGCGTCACACTGCCTGCGGGGAGCTGTTATACCGTCGGCGCGGGCGGCCATATCTCGGGCGGAGGTTATGGTGTGCTCTCCCGCCTGCACGGACTCAGCTCCGACTGGCTCTCGGCTGCCGACATGCTCACCGTGACTGAGTCGGGCCGTATCGAGGAGCGCCACATTCACCGGACAAACGATCCGGAGCTGTTCCGCGCGTGCCGCGGCGCCGGTTCGGCCGGGTTCGGCATCATCACGGCGTATTACTTTGACAAGCTGCCCGCTGCACCTCACGATGTGATCGAGTCCGGCCTGCATTTCCCCCTGGAGACGATGAGCGAAGAGGCATTCACCGCTCTGCTCGTGACTTATGGCGACTACTGGGCCACGCGCGGCCGCGATGCCGACACCTGGGGGCTGTTCACCATCCTCTCCGTGGGCTCACACCGTGGGCGCGGAAACCTGAACATGTATATCCAGTTCTGCCAGCCCAACGGCATCACGGAGGATTGCTCCGTGCTCAGCGAATTTCTAAAACGCTTCGAGCCGTTCAAGCCGGTATCTGAAATCACGTCGACTGACGCAGGCGATGCGGCGAAACAGACCACGAACTCTTACCACTTCGAGCGCGGACGCATTCCCTGGCTGATCTCTGCCACCGGGAATCGCAGCGGCGGCGAAAGAACGCGGGCCAAGTACAAATCCGCATACATGAAGCGCACCTTCACAGCGCAGGAAGCACAGACAATCTACCGTTTCTACACGGACAGCAGCAGAACGGCATTCTCTTCCTCCCTTGCCATCGATTCCTACGGCGGAGCGATCAACCGGACGGAACTTCTCGGCGAGTCTGCCATCGCGCAGCGCAGCTCAATCATGAAGCTGCAGTGGGAATGCCACTGGCAGAATGCGAATGAAGATGCGGACCACCTGCGCACGCTCGATCGCTTCTATACCGAGCTCTACAGCGGGAGCCATGTCGATGCCGACCATCAGGGCACGCCGTGGGGCGAGGGCTACGAAGGTTGCTATATGAACTATCCAGACGCAGATATGCTGCGCTACTCCTGGTGGCCGGAGCTTTACTACGGACGGAATACGGGACACGATGGCCTCTATCCATTCCTGCAGAAGGTAAAGCGCACGTACGACCCCAACAACGTCTTTCACCACGCCATGAGCATCCGGCTGCCGCAGGAGGCCTGA
- a CDS encoding beta-propeller fold lactonase family protein, whose protein sequence is MKNLPAFSLCVEQAPAWLHLAQRCGNTGLIHTFAATSRATQLLGTSSIEDLAAQATHPTLPILYVARDCALWEHLPRGVVETYAVENSAQPLRLIAQTPMALSSTGPRSIAVSQCGRFLVIASATGRAWNALKLTADGTPEPVASTRKEIGTDVSPHGIAISPRAALAAGVDAGSGRVTLLQLSEEGMAVSARCDTPRGVAALLPAWTPDGQSLIAADRHCTSLSIYALHPLPGENSRIELRDSIALESPVSAILTHAASHGVITLRTDNHGSRLECWRVADQRMQLDASRWLPDCVLSVCASQHEEALWLATEDRLLRWDLRTAHAETAAHLALERGMHSSLTWQRAAIVL, encoded by the coding sequence GTGAAAAACCTGCCGGCCTTTTCGCTTTGCGTCGAGCAGGCACCGGCGTGGCTGCACCTGGCGCAACGCTGCGGCAACACCGGCCTGATTCACACCTTCGCAGCGACCTCACGCGCAACGCAACTGCTGGGCACATCCTCGATCGAAGACCTTGCCGCACAGGCCACACATCCGACACTGCCGATCCTCTATGTCGCACGCGATTGCGCACTCTGGGAACATCTTCCGCGCGGGGTGGTCGAAACCTATGCCGTTGAGAACAGCGCTCAGCCTCTGCGTCTCATCGCGCAGACCCCCATGGCGCTCTCCTCCACTGGGCCGCGATCCATCGCGGTGTCGCAGTGCGGACGCTTCCTGGTCATCGCATCCGCCACCGGACGCGCATGGAATGCGCTGAAACTCACCGCAGATGGCACGCCAGAGCCGGTCGCCAGCACCCGCAAAGAGATCGGCACGGACGTTTCTCCTCATGGCATCGCGATTTCCCCGCGTGCCGCGCTCGCCGCCGGCGTGGACGCGGGCAGCGGGCGGGTGACGCTTCTGCAACTCTCAGAAGAAGGGATGGCGGTCTCCGCGCGCTGCGATACGCCGCGAGGCGTCGCTGCGCTGCTGCCGGCATGGACGCCGGATGGCCAATCCCTGATCGCAGCCGATCGGCACTGCACTTCCCTTTCCATCTATGCGCTGCATCCCCTGCCGGGAGAAAACAGCCGGATCGAACTGCGGGACAGCATCGCGCTGGAAAGCCCCGTGTCCGCGATACTGACACATGCCGCCAGCCACGGCGTCATCACACTGCGCACTGACAACCATGGCAGCAGGCTCGAATGCTGGAGAGTCGCTGACCAGCGCATGCAGCTCGATGCAAGCCGGTGGCTGCCGGATTGCGTTCTCTCTGTCTGCGCCTCTCAGCACGAAGAGGCACTCTGGCTTGCGACCGAAGATCGCCTTCTGCGATGGGACCTTCGCACAGCGCATGCCGAAACCGCTGCACACCTCGCGCTCGAACGCGGAATGCATTCGAGCCTCACCTGGCAGCGGGCGGCCATCGTGCTGTAA
- a CDS encoding bifunctional 4-hydroxy-2-oxoglutarate aldolase/2-dehydro-3-deoxy-phosphogluconate aldolase: protein MQKEQWLTRIRQTGIVPVLRAPSKQAGMQLAEAITAGGIDILEVTMTVPGAIEIIAQLRKEHPELLVGAGTVLDPETAHACIEEGAQFVVSPALNIATIEACLKAGVLIFPGALTPTEIVTAWQAGGDVIKVFPASAMGGASYLKSIKAPFPEIQLIPTGGVSLTTAKDFLAAGAIALGVGADLCDVNALSQGRSEKITELARAYRQIVAEARSAAS from the coding sequence GTGCAGAAGGAACAGTGGCTCACGCGCATCCGGCAGACGGGAATTGTGCCCGTACTGCGTGCTCCGTCGAAGCAGGCAGGAATGCAGCTTGCCGAAGCGATCACCGCAGGCGGCATCGACATTCTCGAAGTCACCATGACAGTGCCGGGCGCCATCGAGATCATTGCGCAGCTCAGAAAGGAGCACCCTGAGCTGTTGGTCGGAGCAGGCACGGTGCTCGATCCGGAAACGGCGCATGCCTGTATCGAAGAGGGCGCACAGTTTGTGGTGAGCCCTGCGCTGAACATCGCAACCATCGAGGCCTGCCTCAAAGCAGGGGTGCTGATCTTTCCCGGCGCGCTGACGCCGACGGAGATCGTGACCGCATGGCAGGCGGGCGGCGATGTGATCAAGGTCTTTCCTGCTTCAGCAATGGGGGGCGCGTCCTATCTCAAGAGCATCAAGGCTCCGTTCCCGGAAATTCAGCTGATCCCGACCGGCGGCGTTTCGCTCACAACTGCGAAGGACTTTCTCGCAGCCGGTGCGATTGCGCTCGGCGTAGGCGCAGACCTGTGCGATGTCAACGCGCTCTCGCAGGGACGTTCAGAAAAGATCACGGAACTGGCGCGTGCCTATCGGCAGATTGTGGCAGAGGCACGTTCAGCAGCTTCCTGA
- a CDS encoding sugar kinase: MTSSSSSASLSVSSLPIKDSHSCRWDVLSLGEVMLRFDPGEQRITQARSFEVWEGGGEYNVARGLSRCFRQRASVVTALVDNPLGRLAESLMLSGGVDVSHLIWREDDGVGKTSRNGIYFLERGFGIRNALGMMDRGHTAISQMQPDEIDWEHIFGVEGVRWFHTGGIFCALAEQLPHVARAAMEAARRHGTIVSYDCNYRPSLWKARGGRGAAAAANRELLPYIDVLFGHEEDFLIDVPAGPTKPPHYDEASFASMAARLTAEVPHLKVIAMAVRSTPSANRNDWKAFASAEGKLSSATAIPNLEVLDRVGSGDAFASGFIHGLLNGRKLDWSLECGLAHGALVMTTPGDNSFATLKEVMNLMAGAGAHVQR; encoded by the coding sequence ATGACGAGTTCCTCTTCTTCCGCTTCACTGTCTGTCTCCTCTTTGCCGATAAAGGATTCGCACTCCTGCCGCTGGGATGTGCTCTCCTTGGGCGAGGTCATGCTTCGCTTCGATCCCGGCGAGCAGCGCATCACGCAGGCGCGCAGCTTCGAGGTGTGGGAGGGCGGCGGCGAGTATAACGTGGCGCGCGGTCTCAGCCGTTGCTTCCGGCAGCGAGCATCGGTCGTCACGGCGCTCGTCGATAATCCTCTCGGGCGGCTGGCGGAAAGCCTCATGCTCTCGGGCGGCGTCGATGTTTCGCACCTGATTTGGCGCGAGGACGACGGCGTAGGCAAGACGTCGCGCAACGGTATCTACTTTCTCGAGCGTGGCTTTGGCATTCGCAATGCGCTCGGCATGATGGACCGCGGCCACACGGCCATCTCGCAGATGCAGCCGGATGAGATCGACTGGGAACATATCTTCGGTGTGGAAGGGGTGCGCTGGTTCCACACCGGCGGCATCTTCTGCGCGTTGGCCGAGCAGCTGCCGCACGTGGCGCGCGCGGCCATGGAAGCCGCACGCCGGCACGGCACCATCGTCTCGTATGACTGCAATTACCGGCCTTCGCTCTGGAAGGCGCGTGGCGGGCGCGGCGCTGCCGCGGCTGCGAATCGCGAGCTGCTGCCTTACATCGATGTGCTCTTCGGGCATGAGGAAGACTTCCTCATCGACGTGCCGGCGGGGCCGACAAAGCCTCCGCATTATGACGAAGCAAGCTTTGCCTCGATGGCTGCGCGGTTGACTGCCGAAGTGCCGCACTTGAAGGTGATCGCCATGGCCGTGCGCAGCACGCCGAGCGCGAACCGCAATGACTGGAAGGCCTTTGCCAGCGCGGAAGGAAAGCTTTCCAGCGCGACAGCGATTCCGAATCTGGAGGTGCTGGACCGCGTCGGCAGCGGCGATGCCTTTGCCTCGGGTTTTATCCACGGACTGCTGAATGGCCGCAAGCTCGACTGGTCGCTCGAGTGCGGGCTGGCGCACGGCGCGCTGGTGATGACCACGCCGGGAGACAACTCCTTTGCGACACTCAAGGAAGTGATGAATCTGATGGCCGGCGCCGGCGCGCACGTTCAGCGATAA
- a CDS encoding alkaline phosphatase family protein, with the protein MSALFCALLLASLPQAVPAFAQTAAADRAPVVILVTIDGFPARALKDPRLPMPALRALAASGAVAEGMMPINPTVTWPNHTALITGVNASGHHVLANGHIVVPEDGGDPEVKPWVDKDQLVDARTLYEAATEKGLTTAQVDWVAIYGAKGVTWKFDEAPKLDDTISKELMAQGLVTADQLEHFGDDSSAAWRDEIWTDAAVDIIEKHRSNLLLFHLLQTDTLQHEYGAMSSAGYEAYANADHCLARVVEAVKKAGIADRTTFVIASDHGFASYTKTIHVANVLVEAGVAQGSGRQSTGVAQLMPEGGAAFIYIRDKAKRAQLEAELKPKLAALEGVAGVYTNEEARAIGIPSDAVTDQAPQLYLVAKLGYAFGDGVAPTAITANPERGAHGYLNSMPEMQALFVASGVAVKPGVKLPDFPNLRVEPTIAQILGVSMPKNEPPLTEILK; encoded by the coding sequence TTGTCCGCCCTGTTCTGCGCTCTGCTGCTGGCGAGCCTGCCCCAAGCCGTGCCTGCGTTTGCTCAAACTGCTGCCGCCGATCGTGCTCCCGTTGTGATCCTGGTGACGATCGATGGATTTCCTGCGCGGGCACTGAAGGACCCGCGGCTGCCGATGCCGGCACTGCGTGCGCTCGCTGCTTCCGGTGCGGTTGCCGAGGGCATGATGCCGATCAACCCCACGGTGACCTGGCCGAATCACACCGCGCTGATCACCGGCGTGAATGCGAGCGGTCATCATGTGCTGGCAAACGGGCACATCGTGGTGCCGGAAGATGGCGGCGATCCCGAAGTGAAGCCATGGGTGGATAAGGACCAGCTGGTGGATGCGCGCACGCTCTACGAAGCCGCAACCGAAAAGGGCCTGACCACGGCGCAGGTGGACTGGGTGGCGATCTACGGCGCAAAGGGTGTGACATGGAAGTTCGACGAGGCGCCAAAACTCGATGACACCATCTCGAAGGAGCTGATGGCGCAAGGACTGGTGACGGCCGATCAGCTCGAGCACTTCGGCGATGACAGCAGCGCCGCGTGGCGCGATGAAATCTGGACCGACGCGGCGGTCGATATCATCGAAAAGCATCGCTCCAATCTGCTGCTCTTTCATCTGCTCCAGACCGACACGCTGCAGCATGAGTATGGAGCGATGTCGTCTGCCGGTTATGAAGCCTATGCCAATGCCGACCACTGCCTGGCGCGTGTCGTCGAAGCAGTAAAGAAGGCGGGCATCGCCGATCGCACGACGTTTGTGATCGCCTCCGATCACGGTTTCGCCAGCTACACGAAGACCATTCACGTAGCGAATGTGCTGGTGGAGGCAGGCGTAGCCCAGGGCAGCGGCAGGCAGAGCACTGGTGTGGCGCAACTGATGCCGGAGGGTGGCGCGGCTTTTATTTACATCCGCGACAAGGCGAAGCGCGCGCAACTCGAGGCCGAGCTGAAGCCGAAGCTCGCAGCACTTGAGGGCGTGGCCGGCGTCTATACGAATGAAGAGGCGCGTGCAATCGGCATTCCGTCGGATGCAGTGACGGACCAGGCACCGCAGCTCTATCTGGTAGCGAAGCTCGGTTATGCTTTTGGCGACGGTGTAGCGCCGACGGCGATCACGGCGAATCCGGAGCGCGGGGCGCATGGCTACCTGAACTCGATGCCGGAGATGCAGGCGCTGTTCGTGGCATCAGGTGTCGCGGTGAAGCCGGGCGTCAAGCTGCCGGATTTTCCAAATCTGCGCGTGGAACCGACGATTGCGCAGATTCTCGGCGTCTCGATGCCGAAGAACGAGCCGCCGCTCACGGAAATTTTGAAGTAA
- a CDS encoding helix-turn-helix domain-containing protein, protein MAKLGAELGQPITQASDLAADERWQLVQRVAASPTFARSSRLPDLLLYLCERSLQGQELLLTEQRIAAEVFERTRSFDPTADTIVRSHMLRLRQKLEAYFKEEGAKEPLRILIPRGGYVPTFAPVGVPVAAAAAASPVVEPVSAETGKIAQLETSRRRMRAATAVLLVICLGLLATLLVGSGRERFAEISPAQRGRAALWSSMFPGPSPTLLIAADSGLVLLHGLTGKNSTLGEYMARNFDRELAGTNLPRNTVLDIAGRRYTSFVDLELFDRLTHLPQARTGRYSIRYARDVHANDLKSANVVLSGSQDANPWIELFEPQMNFVLHDDLEKGERGFLDRAPQNGEPAYYRSMQYEYGVLAYLPNLSGSGHALLIEGTSVAGTEAISDFLFEDSDFEPFLEKIMRKDGRLPHFEILLRSRNLDGSAAHSEIVAYRTY, encoded by the coding sequence ATGGCGAAGTTGGGAGCAGAACTGGGGCAGCCCATAACCCAGGCGAGTGATCTGGCCGCGGATGAACGCTGGCAGCTCGTGCAACGGGTTGCGGCCTCGCCGACCTTTGCCCGTTCTTCGCGGCTTCCCGACCTGCTGCTGTATCTCTGCGAGCGAAGCCTGCAGGGGCAGGAGCTGCTGCTGACTGAGCAGCGCATCGCAGCCGAGGTCTTTGAGCGAACGCGTAGTTTCGATCCCACGGCAGACACGATCGTGCGCTCGCACATGCTGCGCCTGCGGCAGAAGCTCGAAGCGTATTTCAAGGAAGAAGGCGCGAAAGAGCCGCTGCGGATACTCATTCCGCGCGGCGGTTACGTTCCGACCTTTGCGCCTGTGGGAGTGCCGGTCGCTGCTGCAGCTGCAGCGTCACCGGTTGTTGAGCCGGTTTCTGCCGAAACAGGAAAGATCGCGCAGCTTGAGACAAGTCGGCGAAGGATGAGAGCGGCGACAGCGGTGCTGCTCGTGATCTGTCTCGGGCTGTTGGCGACGCTTCTGGTGGGCTCAGGGCGGGAGCGGTTTGCCGAGATTTCACCGGCGCAGCGCGGACGCGCGGCGCTGTGGTCGAGCATGTTTCCCGGGCCCTCTCCGACGCTGCTGATCGCCGCCGACAGCGGATTGGTGTTGCTGCATGGGCTCACCGGAAAGAACAGCACGCTCGGCGAATACATGGCGCGGAACTTCGACCGCGAATTGGCTGGAACGAACCTTCCGCGCAATACCGTGCTCGATATCGCCGGCCGCCGCTACACCTCATTCGTGGATCTGGAGCTCTTCGACCGGCTGACTCATCTGCCTCAGGCCCGGACCGGACGCTACAGCATCCGCTATGCGCGAGATGTGCACGCGAATGACCTGAAGAGCGCGAACGTCGTTCTATCCGGCTCGCAGGATGCCAATCCGTGGATCGAGCTCTTCGAGCCGCAGATGAATTTCGTGCTGCACGACGATCTGGAGAAGGGTGAGCGGGGATTTCTCGATCGCGCGCCGCAAAATGGCGAGCCAGCGTACTACCGCTCCATGCAGTATGAGTACGGCGTGCTGGCCTACTTGCCGAACCTGAGCGGCAGTGGACATGCGCTGCTGATTGAGGGCACCTCCGTCGCAGGCACAGAGGCGATCAGCGATTTTCTCTTCGAGGACAGCGACTTCGAGCCCTTCCTCGAAAAGATCATGCGCAAGGATGGCAGGCTGCCGCATTTCGAGATCCTGTTGCGCTCGCGCAACCTCGATGGCAGCGCCGCGCACTCGGAGATTGTGGCCTACCGGACCTATTGA